Proteins from a genomic interval of Lysobacter stagni:
- a CDS encoding glycosyltransferase family 2 protein, producing the protein MTVPTAAALVVVVPVGRDDEALDACLAALDRATAPGTPVWLADDAQAGPRGYAIIERWVARTALRADYTRRQRSVGEVAHLDEVLGACGDANVAVLAPDAVPAPGWLTRLAAGLSSDGSIGTATPWSNAGEAASWPRIGEIDPLPADIDRLARAAAAMPALHPELPAAVSHAVLLRGTARRRAGGLDASSYGSWYAALIDLSLRLAGLGWRNVLCDTAFVGRREEGMPYDGDMDALAARWPDWHARLAHYLMQDPLRGSRAQLANLLDNIGPPEPQRDLFV; encoded by the coding sequence GTGACCGTACCGACCGCCGCCGCCCTTGTCGTCGTCGTTCCGGTGGGACGCGACGACGAGGCCCTCGACGCATGCCTGGCCGCACTCGATCGTGCGACCGCGCCGGGCACGCCCGTGTGGCTGGCCGACGATGCGCAGGCGGGACCGCGCGGCTACGCCATCATCGAGCGTTGGGTGGCGCGCACCGCGTTGCGTGCCGACTACACGCGCCGCCAGCGCAGCGTGGGCGAAGTCGCGCACCTGGATGAAGTGCTCGGTGCCTGCGGCGACGCCAATGTCGCCGTTCTCGCGCCCGATGCGGTGCCCGCGCCGGGGTGGTTGACGCGCCTGGCCGCCGGATTGTCCAGCGACGGCTCGATCGGCACCGCCACGCCGTGGAGCAACGCCGGCGAGGCTGCGTCGTGGCCGCGCATCGGCGAGATCGATCCCTTGCCCGCCGACATCGACCGCCTCGCGCGCGCGGCGGCCGCGATGCCCGCGCTGCATCCGGAACTGCCCGCCGCCGTGAGCCATGCCGTGCTGCTGCGCGGCACCGCGCGACGACGCGCGGGTGGACTGGACGCCAGCAGCTACGGTTCGTGGTATGCCGCGCTGATCGACCTCTCGTTGCGGCTGGCGGGATTGGGCTGGCGCAACGTCCTGTGCGATACCGCGTTCGTCGGCCGTCGCGAGGAGGGCATGCCGTACGACGGCGACATGGACGCACTGGCCGCGCGCTGGCCCGACTGGCACGCACGCCTGGCCCACTACCTCATGCAGGACCCGCTGCGCGGCTCGCGCGCGCAGCTGGCGAACCTGCTCGACAACATCGGACCTCCGGAACCGCAACGTGACCTTTTCGTCTGA
- the gspD gene encoding type II secretion system secretin GspD gives MTPRPRRAAQAIATATIASLLASCATAPVPNLRRADPGAQDRAAAPGDASAQPLPESSTGGDARPQIRRGTGQVINRSAASAPPPGLGATTGSATFNFEGESLHAVVKAILGDMLGQNYVIAPGVQGTVTLATPKPVSPAEALNLLEMVLGWNNARLVFSGGRYNIVPSDQALAGNVAARTGPASAARGFEVRTVPLKYVSATEMEKILKPYARPNAIVNVDNSRNVITVGGSRAELENYLRTIDVFDVDWLSGMSVGVFPLQSGKATKVVADLEKVFGEQSKSPVAGMFRFMPLEGANAVLVITSQPRYLDDIQQWLDRIDNAGGSVQLFSYELKYIKARDLADRLADVYGGGRSGNGGGSGSAPSLMPGLDSVELKDSDGGSTATLGNYDNGTDTGTGMGGGNGGGGTNGGSLSLGAHQNGNTSLTLEVDGDRVGVSAVEETNSIIVRSSPSAWKSIRDVIERLDVMPMQVHIEAQVVEVQLKGDLKYGVNWYFERAVTDAGLPDAVGRTTWSTLAGSITPGNPDGSGGLSWTFLGRNAAAVISALDQVTDLQLLQTPSVVVRNNAEATLNVGSRIPIASVTVNPTTGSDNSYSQVQYLDTGIILRVRPRVAKDGVVFLDIVQEVSSPGAQDTADANGNVRIDTRKLKTEAAVQSGDTVMLAGLISDAVQRGSSGFPGLSRIPVIGGLFGQQRSSKSRNEVIVLLTPTIMRNPQEARDLTDEYTRRFRAMEPLQRKPRHPGQQ, from the coding sequence CGCGCAGCCATTGCCGGAATCGTCCACCGGTGGCGATGCCCGGCCGCAGATCCGCCGTGGCACGGGCCAGGTGATCAACCGCAGCGCGGCCTCGGCACCGCCGCCGGGCCTGGGCGCGACCACCGGCTCGGCCACGTTCAATTTCGAAGGCGAATCGCTGCACGCGGTGGTCAAGGCCATCCTCGGCGACATGCTTGGGCAGAACTACGTCATCGCTCCGGGCGTGCAGGGCACGGTGACACTGGCCACGCCCAAGCCGGTGAGCCCGGCCGAGGCGCTCAACCTGCTGGAGATGGTGCTGGGCTGGAACAACGCCCGTCTGGTCTTCAGCGGCGGTCGCTACAACATCGTGCCGTCCGACCAGGCCCTGGCCGGCAACGTCGCCGCGCGCACCGGTCCGGCCAGTGCCGCGCGCGGTTTCGAAGTGCGCACCGTACCGCTGAAATACGTTTCCGCGACGGAGATGGAGAAGATCCTCAAGCCGTACGCGCGACCCAATGCCATCGTCAACGTCGACAACTCGCGCAACGTGATCACCGTCGGCGGCAGCCGCGCGGAACTGGAGAACTACCTGCGCACCATCGACGTGTTCGACGTCGACTGGCTGTCGGGCATGTCGGTGGGCGTGTTCCCGCTGCAGTCGGGCAAGGCCACCAAGGTCGTCGCGGACCTGGAGAAGGTCTTCGGCGAACAGAGCAAGTCGCCGGTCGCGGGCATGTTCCGTTTCATGCCGCTGGAGGGCGCCAACGCGGTGCTCGTCATCACCTCGCAGCCCCGCTACCTCGACGACATCCAGCAATGGCTGGACCGCATCGACAACGCGGGCGGCAGTGTCCAGCTGTTCTCGTACGAGTTGAAGTACATCAAGGCACGCGACCTGGCCGATCGCCTGGCCGACGTGTACGGCGGTGGGCGATCCGGCAACGGTGGCGGCAGCGGCAGCGCGCCCTCGCTGATGCCGGGGCTGGACTCTGTGGAACTGAAGGACAGCGACGGCGGCAGCACTGCCACCCTGGGCAACTACGACAACGGCACCGATACCGGCACCGGCATGGGTGGTGGCAATGGCGGGGGCGGCACCAACGGTGGCTCTTTGTCGCTGGGCGCGCACCAGAACGGCAACACCAGCCTCACGCTGGAAGTGGACGGCGACCGCGTCGGCGTGTCGGCGGTGGAGGAAACCAACTCCATCATCGTTCGCAGCAGTCCGTCGGCGTGGAAGTCGATCCGCGATGTCATCGAGCGCCTGGACGTGATGCCGATGCAGGTGCACATCGAGGCGCAGGTCGTGGAAGTGCAGCTGAAGGGCGACCTGAAGTACGGCGTGAACTGGTACTTCGAACGCGCGGTCACCGACGCCGGCCTGCCCGATGCGGTCGGCCGCACCACGTGGAGCACGCTGGCCGGCAGCATCACGCCGGGCAATCCGGATGGCAGCGGCGGTCTGTCGTGGACGTTCCTGGGGCGCAATGCCGCCGCGGTCATCAGCGCGCTGGACCAGGTCACCGACCTGCAACTGCTGCAGACGCCGTCGGTGGTGGTGCGCAACAACGCCGAAGCCACGCTCAACGTCGGCAGCCGCATCCCGATCGCATCGGTCACGGTCAACCCGACCACCGGCAGCGACAACAGCTACAGCCAGGTGCAGTACCTGGACACCGGCATCATCCTGCGCGTGCGTCCGCGCGTGGCGAAGGACGGCGTGGTGTTCCTCGACATCGTGCAGGAAGTCAGCTCGCCCGGCGCGCAGGACACGGCCGACGCGAACGGCAACGTGCGCATCGACACGCGCAAGCTCAAGACCGAGGCCGCGGTGCAGAGCGGCGACACCGTGATGCTGGCCGGCCTGATCAGCGACGCGGTGCAGCGCGGCTCGTCCGGCTTTCCGGGGCTGAGCCGCATTCCCGTCATCGGCGGACTGTTCGGGCAGCAGCGTTCCAGCAAATCGCGCAACGAAGTGATCGTGCTGCTCACGCCGACCATCATGCGCAACCCGCAGGAAGCACGTGACCTGACCGACGAATACACGCGCCGCTTCCGTGCGATGGAACCGCTGCAGCGCAAACCCAGGCACCCGGGCCAGCAGTGA